The sequence below is a genomic window from Photobacterium atrarenae.
CTGATTGGCCAGGTCGCGGCGGGTGAGCCTATCCTGGCTCAGGAGCACGTGGAAACCCATTATGAGGTTGACCCGGCCCTGTTTAAACCGCGTGCCGATTTCCTGCTGCGGGTGAACGGGATGAGTATGAAAGATATCGGGATTATGGATGGTGATTTGCTGGCCGTGCATAAAACCCAGGATGTCCGCAACGGCCAGGTCGTGGTGGCCCGGGTTGAAGATGATGTGACCGTGAAGCGCCTGGAGCGTCAAGGGGCTCAGGTATTGTTGCATGCCGAGAATGAAGCCTTTGCACCGATTGTGGTCGATCTCAACCAGCAACAGCTGACGATTGAGGGCATCGCGGTCGGGGTGATCCGCAATACCGACTGGATGTAAACGCTCCGGCGTCCGCCCAGGAGACTCACTTGGAAATCGTCAGGCAAAAACCTGGCGATTTTTTGTCTCCGGGTCTTTACAAAGCTTAATGATAGTCATTATCATCCACTCATGATCAGATGGAGATGATAATGACCAAAACTTCCCGTTACCACATCCCGACAGCGCTGCTGCAACCTTTATGGCTCCGGAGTCGCGAAAGCCTCGAGGATGATGGTCTGATCTATGATCCGGTTGCCGCCGCAGCGTGTAACCAGTGCCATTTAAAGCCGGACTGTCTCAGTGGCAACGTCAATGCCCGCCAGCTGCTGCACGCTACACTGACGTTGCAATGTGATCGTCTGGTTCAGCAATTTTTGCGTCGTCATCCCAATGGCTGGATCATCAATGTTGGTGCGGGTCTTGATACCCGGTTTTACCGGCTGGATAACGGCCGTTGCCGCTGGTTTGAGCTCGATACTGATGAGAACCTGTTGTGGCGTGAGCGCCTGTTCCACCGCAGCGAGCGTTACACCATGCGGCCGGGATCGGTCACCGAGCTGTCTTGGCTGAAATCGCTGCCGGTGATGGGCAATGCACCGGTCCTGCTGCTGTGCGATCAGGCACTGCTGCAGTGCACGGAGACCGAGCTGGCGCATTTCGTTCAGCAAATTGGCTGCCACTTCAGCCAGATTGAAGTGTGCCTGGTGATTGCCGGGGATCGCTGTGGCTCAGCGCTGGCCGGTCGAATGGGGTCCGGACAGTACCAGCACGGCTACAAAGATCCGGTGCGCCAAATTCTGAGCTGGCTGCCGTGGAGCGAGGTGATCAGCAGTCACAGCCCGCTGGAACAAGCTTGTCCACGTTGGCGGCCCTGGCAGCGGTGGCTGGCAAAAGTGCCCAGCCTGAAATATCGCCTGACGCCGGTATTGGTTCATTTTCGGCTGTAATGACCGGACACGCATTGTTCCCCTTCCATATCTTGCCTTGAAACGACTCATTTCCTGCTTTTTACCGGTTCAGCAACAGGCATCCCGTCATCGGCGTCTGCGAACGCAGGCGGTTGATTTTTTTTAGCCATTTTTTTGCTGATCTTTTCCTTTTTGTCCTAAGTTGAATGTAAACAAAGTGTTAATCATGTTGGTGTGATTTTGCCTGCTGGACGGGCTGGCAAACCACACATTTTGCGCTGCGCTGGAATGGGTTGAGGCGCTGGAAAAGGAGGGATTGCGGTGAAAATTCGCAAATGGCTCTGCGGGTTACCGGCTGCCGGACTGGCATGGTCGGTGGCTGCCGAAACGGATTCGATGCGCTTGAACATGACGGCCGGGGTCACCGATGTCAGTCAGCGAGTCTACGATCTTCACATGACCATTCTCTACATCTGCGTGGCTATCGGCATTGTCGTTTTCGGGGTGATGTTCTGGGCGATCCTTCATCACCGCAAATCAAAAGGGGCCGTTGCTGCCTCATTCCACGAAAGTACCAAGGTAGAAATCCTCTGGACCCTGATTCCGTTTGTGATCCTGATCCTGATGGCCATTCCGGCCACTCAAACCCTGCTGGCGATGGAAGACACCACTGAGTCGGACATCACAGTGCAGATCACCGGTTCGCAATGGAAATGGCATTATCGCTATTTTGATGAAGATGTTGAATTTTACTCGCTGTTAGCAACCACCAGGGCGCAGATCGCCAATGAGCGGGATAAGCGTGACAATTATTTGCTGGAAGTCAACCGGCCGCTAGTGCTTCCGATTGGCAAAAAAGTGCGCTTTCTAATTACCTCACAGGATGTGATCCACTCCTGGTGGGTGCCGGATTTTGCGGTTAAGAAAGACGCCAACCCGGGTTTTATCAATGAAGCCTGGACCCGGATCGACAAGCCGGGGGTCTACCGCGGCCAGTGTGCTGAGCTGTGTGGCAAGGACCACGGCTTTATGCCGATTGTGGTGATAGCCAAGTCGCAGGATGAATACCAGCAGTGGCTGCAGGCCACCAAAACTGCCCAGCGGGCTGCGTATGAGGAAGAGCAGCGCCTGCTGGCGATGGAAATGAGCATGGATGAGCTGATGAGCCTGGGTGAGCAGGTTTACGGCACCCGTTGCGCGATGTGCCACCAGATCAATGGCGAGGGGATCCCGGGTGCCTTCCCGGCGCTTGCCGGTCAGGGGGTCTCGATTGATCCGGCGCGTAAGCTCGAGCATATCAGCCTGGTCGTCCATGGCCGCAGCGGAACGGCGATGCAGGCGTTTGGCCCGCAATTGAGCCTGAAAGAGCTGGCGGCGGTGATCACCTATGAACGGAATGCCTGGGGCAATAACACCGGCGAGTCCGTACAGGCGGCGGAAGTGCAGGCTGTGATGGATGGCAAAGCGCTTTAATGGCATGTGGCTTCGGGCCAATGTTTTCAGGACACAGGTTTTTCATTCAGGGCAAGAGTTGAGGAGAACAGCGATGACGGACATGTTGCGTGAGCAGGCCGGGGTGGCGGATGAACGGACAACCGAGCATGAACATCATGACCATCCTCAATCCGGGTTCAAGCGCTGGCTGCTGACGACCAACCATAAGGATATCGGCTCGCTGTACCTGATGTTTAGTTTTGCCATGTTCCTGATCGGCGGGGCAATGGCGATGGTGATCCGCGCTGAGCTGTTTCAGCCGGGGTTGCAGCTGGTGGAGCCGAACTTCTTTAACCAGATGACCACGGTGCATGGTCTGATCATGGTGTTCGGCGCGGTCATGCCGGCGTTTACCGGGCTCGCCAACTGGATGATCCCGATGATGATTGGCGCGCCGGATATGGCGTTGCCGCGGATGAACAACTGGAGCTTCTGGATCCTGCCGTTTGCCTTCACCCTGCTGCTGGCATCACTGTTTATGGAAGGGGGCGGGCCGAACTTTGGTTGGACCTTCTATGCCCCGCTCTCGACCACTTATAGCCCCGCCAGTACCGGGCTGTTCGTGTTTGCCATCCATATCATGGGGATCAGCTCCATCATGGGGGCGATCAATGTGATTGTCACCATCGTCAACCTGCGGGCGCCGGGGATGACTTATATGAAAATGCCGCTGTTTGTCTGGACCTGGCTGATCACTGCCTTTTTGCTGATCGCGGTGATGCCGGTGCTGGCCGGGGCTGTCACTATGGTGCTGACGGACAAATACTTCGGCACCAGCTTCTTTGATGCCGCCGGCGGTGGTGATCCGGTGATGTTCCAGCACATCTTCTGGTTCTTTGGCCACCCGGAAGTTTATATTATGATTTTGCCGAGTTTTGGTATTGTTTCGGCGATTATCCCTGC
It includes:
- the lexA gene encoding transcriptional repressor LexA, with the protein product MKPLTPRQQEVFDLIKARIEESGMPPTRAEIARELGFRSANAAEEHLKALARKEVIEIIPGASRGIRVLGMHGEDADQGLPLIGQVAAGEPILAQEHVETHYEVDPALFKPRADFLLRVNGMSMKDIGIMDGDLLAVHKTQDVRNGQVVVARVEDDVTVKRLERQGAQVLLHAENEAFAPIVVDLNQQQLTIEGIAVGVIRNTDWM
- a CDS encoding class I SAM-dependent methyltransferase, with translation MTKTSRYHIPTALLQPLWLRSRESLEDDGLIYDPVAAAACNQCHLKPDCLSGNVNARQLLHATLTLQCDRLVQQFLRRHPNGWIINVGAGLDTRFYRLDNGRCRWFELDTDENLLWRERLFHRSERYTMRPGSVTELSWLKSLPVMGNAPVLLLCDQALLQCTETELAHFVQQIGCHFSQIEVCLVIAGDRCGSALAGRMGSGQYQHGYKDPVRQILSWLPWSEVISSHSPLEQACPRWRPWQRWLAKVPSLKYRLTPVLVHFRL
- the coxB gene encoding cytochrome c oxidase subunit II — translated: MKIRKWLCGLPAAGLAWSVAAETDSMRLNMTAGVTDVSQRVYDLHMTILYICVAIGIVVFGVMFWAILHHRKSKGAVAASFHESTKVEILWTLIPFVILILMAIPATQTLLAMEDTTESDITVQITGSQWKWHYRYFDEDVEFYSLLATTRAQIANERDKRDNYLLEVNRPLVLPIGKKVRFLITSQDVIHSWWVPDFAVKKDANPGFINEAWTRIDKPGVYRGQCAELCGKDHGFMPIVVIAKSQDEYQQWLQATKTAQRAAYEEEQRLLAMEMSMDELMSLGEQVYGTRCAMCHQINGEGIPGAFPALAGQGVSIDPARKLEHISLVVHGRSGTAMQAFGPQLSLKELAAVITYERNAWGNNTGESVQAAEVQAVMDGKAL
- the ctaD gene encoding cytochrome c oxidase subunit I, which gives rise to MTDMLREQAGVADERTTEHEHHDHPQSGFKRWLLTTNHKDIGSLYLMFSFAMFLIGGAMAMVIRAELFQPGLQLVEPNFFNQMTTVHGLIMVFGAVMPAFTGLANWMIPMMIGAPDMALPRMNNWSFWILPFAFTLLLASLFMEGGGPNFGWTFYAPLSTTYSPASTGLFVFAIHIMGISSIMGAINVIVTIVNLRAPGMTYMKMPLFVWTWLITAFLLIAVMPVLAGAVTMVLTDKYFGTSFFDAAGGGDPVMFQHIFWFFGHPEVYIMILPSFGIVSAIIPAFSRKKLFGYSSMVYATASIAGLSFLVWAHHMFTTGMPVAAELFFMYCTMLISVPTGVKVFNWVATMWRGSLTFEVPMLFAIAFIILFTIGGFSGLMLAITPADFQYHDTYFVVAHFHYVLVSGAIFSIMAAAYYWLPKWTGYMFDEKLAKWHFWCSVVSVNILFFPMHFLGLAGMPRRIPDYALQFADINAVVSIGGFLFGLSQLIFLAVVVKCVRGGQQAAAKPWDGAEGLEWTVASPAPHHTFTTPPKID